From Providencia sp. R33, a single genomic window includes:
- a CDS encoding chaperone modulator CbpM, with product MEQLTTLTVIDFCIHTGIVEDELQEIVGLGIIQPIETTHEWLFDDQAVVIVRRAVRLYHELEIDWPGIAMAMSLMDQNDRLRRENEMLRLQLKRFIDE from the coding sequence ATGGAACAGTTAACAACACTCACCGTTATTGATTTCTGTATTCATACAGGTATTGTCGAAGATGAATTACAGGAAATTGTCGGGCTGGGAATAATCCAACCGATTGAAACAACTCACGAATGGTTATTTGATGACCAAGCCGTGGTTATTGTGAGAAGGGCGGTACGTCTTTATCATGAGTTAGAGATTGATTGGCCTGGTATCGCAATGGCGATGAGTTTGATGGATCAAAATGACAGGCTACGGCGTGAAAATGAGATGCTGCGGTTACAACTCAAACGCTTTATTGATGAGTAA
- a CDS encoding bifunctional 4-hydroxy-2-oxoglutarate aldolase/2-dehydro-3-deoxy-phosphogluconate aldolase codes for MNQLIERIKKLHVVPVITINHAEHGAPLAKALVENGLPCAEVTFRTPAAVQAIKNMRAAYPELLIAAGTVLTTEQVDQAIDAGVDFIVSPGFNPKIVAYCQQKKVIIIPGVNSPSLVEQALEFNLTTLKFFPAEASGGVAMLKALGAVYPVKFMPTGGIGVKNIKEYTALPSVLVCGGSWMVPNDLIDKEDWQALGKLIAEAATL; via the coding sequence ATGAATCAACTGATTGAAAGAATTAAAAAACTGCACGTTGTTCCCGTGATCACCATTAATCATGCAGAACATGGTGCACCACTTGCTAAAGCCTTGGTGGAAAATGGCCTACCGTGTGCAGAAGTCACTTTCCGTACCCCTGCCGCCGTGCAAGCCATTAAAAACATGCGTGCCGCCTACCCTGAATTACTGATTGCGGCGGGCACCGTATTAACCACTGAACAAGTTGACCAAGCCATTGATGCAGGTGTCGATTTTATTGTTAGCCCGGGTTTTAACCCAAAAATTGTCGCTTATTGCCAACAAAAAAAGGTGATTATTATTCCTGGAGTGAATAGCCCAAGCCTCGTCGAACAGGCCCTTGAATTTAATCTAACCACATTAAAATTTTTCCCAGCCGAAGCCTCTGGCGGCGTTGCGATGCTAAAAGCCCTTGGCGCCGTTTATCCAGTGAAATTTATGCCAACCGGCGGTATTGGTGTGAAAAACATTAAAGAATACACCGCGTTACCATCCGTGTTGGTCTGCGGTGGCTCGTGGATGGTACCAAATGACTTAATTGACAAAGAAGACTGGCAAGCGCTCGGTAAGTTAATTGCTGAAGCGGCAACTCTTTAA
- the cbpA gene encoding curved DNA-binding protein yields the protein MELKDYYSIMGVQRTDDLKTIKTAYRRLARKYHPDVSKEPDAEARFKEVAEAWAVLSDKEKRAEYDEMWEHRNDPYFNQGAQGQQSHSYSQQGFDSGNFDDIFSSMFSQRARSGSTRQPRSHRGQDLEVELAIFLEESQESHKRTISYNLPVYNAYGFIDNEIPKTLNVTIPAGVIDGQRIRLKGQGTAGENGGENGDLWITIRIAPHPLFDIKGHDLKIVVPLAPWEAALGTKITIPTLKDPIVITVPANSQVGQKLRIKGKGLAHKGHAGDLYVIIKVVMPDSSDAQSNALWQKLAEAQQSFDPRKNWGGK from the coding sequence ATGGAACTAAAGGATTATTACAGCATCATGGGTGTGCAACGCACCGATGATTTGAAGACCATTAAGACCGCGTATCGCCGTTTAGCGCGCAAATACCACCCCGATGTTAGCAAGGAGCCCGATGCGGAAGCGCGTTTTAAAGAAGTTGCCGAAGCGTGGGCGGTACTGAGTGATAAAGAAAAGCGCGCAGAATACGATGAGATGTGGGAACATCGAAACGACCCTTATTTTAACCAAGGGGCTCAAGGGCAGCAAAGCCATTCATACTCCCAACAAGGTTTTGATTCAGGGAATTTCGATGATATTTTCTCATCGATGTTTTCTCAACGTGCACGTAGTGGTAGCACAAGGCAGCCTCGCAGCCACCGTGGCCAAGACCTCGAAGTTGAATTAGCTATTTTCCTTGAAGAGAGCCAAGAATCACATAAACGCACCATAAGCTACAATTTACCAGTTTATAATGCCTACGGTTTTATCGACAATGAAATCCCCAAAACATTAAATGTGACAATCCCTGCGGGGGTTATCGATGGGCAACGCATTCGCTTAAAAGGGCAAGGTACCGCAGGGGAAAATGGCGGTGAAAACGGTGATTTATGGATTACCATCCGCATTGCACCACACCCATTATTCGATATTAAAGGGCATGATTTGAAAATCGTGGTGCCCTTAGCACCTTGGGAAGCGGCACTGGGCACCAAAATCACCATTCCAACGCTAAAAGACCCTATCGTTATTACAGTTCCTGCAAATAGCCAAGTGGGTCAAAAATTACGGATTAAAGGAAAAGGACTGGCGCACAAGGGGCATGCCGGTGATTTATACGTGATTATAAAAGTGGTGATGCCAGATAGCAGTGATGCGCAATCCAACGCACTGTGGCAGAAGTTGGCGGAGGCACAACAGAGTTTTGACCCACGTAAGAATTGGGGAGGAAAATAA
- a CDS encoding glycosyl hydrolase family 18 protein, whose protein sequence is MKKTYFGPYIDVSVDATWNDWQNYPNGRPNAKYSQAAIKYGVDILYLGFLTATRDKQAAWAAQPTMPISWAKPLADELIAGGVNVAVSFGGAANQDVSLVQSQKQLIETYQEAIDILGASHIDLDFENGLYDADNAFAALKVIIENNPKVTLSLTLPTLPTGLTGTGLALVQKSVDAGLVMKVNGMAMDYYDPNISSLGDAAIKAAISIKNQLKPFYPTVGDKEMYDYVQITPMIGLNDDLTMFNFHDADILSEFAKKIGLNLVSMWSLTRDFPGNKPYPEAISSGNPEQTHEFEYTALFTQKLSA, encoded by the coding sequence ATGAAAAAAACGTACTTTGGCCCCTATATTGATGTCAGTGTGGATGCAACTTGGAATGATTGGCAAAACTACCCTAATGGCCGACCTAATGCTAAATACAGCCAAGCGGCTATCAAATATGGCGTTGATATTCTTTATCTTGGCTTCTTAACCGCAACCCGTGACAAGCAAGCAGCTTGGGCAGCCCAACCTACAATGCCAATTAGCTGGGCAAAACCATTAGCTGATGAACTTATTGCGGGTGGCGTCAACGTCGCCGTTTCATTTGGGGGAGCCGCCAATCAAGATGTTTCGCTAGTGCAATCGCAAAAACAGCTGATCGAAACCTATCAAGAAGCAATTGATATACTGGGCGCATCTCACATCGATTTAGATTTTGAAAACGGCCTCTATGATGCAGATAATGCGTTTGCTGCGTTAAAAGTCATTATCGAAAATAACCCGAAAGTCACCCTTAGCCTAACCTTACCCACTTTGCCTACAGGGCTTACTGGTACAGGGCTAGCATTGGTACAAAAATCAGTAGATGCCGGTTTAGTGATGAAAGTCAATGGCATGGCGATGGATTACTATGACCCGAATATCAGCAGTCTCGGCGATGCGGCTATCAAAGCGGCCATCAGCATTAAGAACCAATTAAAGCCGTTCTACCCAACCGTTGGTGATAAAGAAATGTATGATTATGTTCAAATCACACCGATGATTGGTTTAAACGATGACCTGACTATGTTTAATTTCCATGATGCGGATATCTTAAGCGAGTTTGCTAAGAAAATAGGGTTAAACCTTGTTTCGATGTGGAGCCTAACTCGCGATTTCCCGGGAAATAAACCTTACCCTGAAGCCATAAGTTCAGGTAATCCAGAACAAACTCATGAATTTGAATACACTGCGTTATTTACCCAGAAACTGAGCGCGTAA
- a CDS encoding sugar kinase, which yields MSTHPQVAVIGECMVELQKSGELYKQAFGGDTLNTALYLSRLTQKHGVTTRYITGLGKDPFSQQMLDSWQQEGINTEAVSISQKHLPGMYLIETSADGERRFFYWRDNAAAKFWLDDSSKAHTQQLLNSQQFIYLSGISLAILPDTARHLLMEILQQAKQHGAKIVFDNNYRPALWPSKEAAQQAYQQILKLTDIAFLTFDDEQLLYGDCHEIEAIARTQLYGVNEIVIKRGAEACYVIIDNERYEVPANKVSHVIDTTAAGDSFSAGYLACRILGGTPCDSAKTGHLLAGTVIQHRGAIIPAEAMPTTDLGKC from the coding sequence ATGAGTACACATCCGCAAGTTGCCGTCATTGGCGAGTGCATGGTTGAATTGCAAAAATCGGGGGAGCTGTATAAGCAAGCCTTCGGTGGGGACACGCTAAACACTGCGCTGTATCTGTCTCGCTTAACCCAAAAACACGGTGTCACAACGCGTTATATCACCGGTTTAGGGAAAGACCCATTCAGCCAACAAATGCTTGATAGCTGGCAACAAGAAGGCATCAATACCGAAGCCGTATCGATTTCCCAAAAACATTTGCCGGGTATGTACTTAATTGAAACCTCCGCCGATGGCGAACGCCGTTTCTTTTATTGGCGTGATAACGCTGCCGCCAAATTTTGGTTGGATGACAGCAGCAAAGCACACACACAGCAACTGCTTAATTCACAGCAGTTCATTTACTTAAGTGGCATTAGCTTAGCGATTTTGCCTGACACAGCTCGCCACCTTTTAATGGAAATACTGCAACAAGCCAAACAGCACGGTGCGAAAATTGTGTTTGATAATAACTATCGCCCTGCACTTTGGCCGTCTAAAGAAGCCGCACAACAGGCTTACCAGCAAATTTTAAAATTAACCGATATTGCATTTCTGACTTTTGATGACGAGCAACTCCTCTATGGGGATTGCCACGAAATCGAAGCCATTGCACGCACGCAACTGTATGGCGTAAATGAGATAGTGATCAAACGTGGCGCAGAGGCCTGCTACGTGATCATCGATAATGAACGCTATGAGGTGCCAGCAAATAAAGTCAGTCACGTCATTGATACTACCGCCGCAGGGGATTCATTCAGTGCAGGTTATCTTGCCTGCCGTATTTTGGGCGGCACACCGTGCGACTCCGCAAAAACTGGCCACTTACTGGCAGGAACCGTTATCCAACACCGGGGAGCGATTATTCCAGCCGAGGCCATGCCAACCACCGATTTAGGAAAATGTTAA
- a CDS encoding carboxymuconolactone decarboxylase family protein: protein MSKYSEVTQHISKHLPELGKHIPDVMKHFSRLVSAGVQDGALDKKTKELITIGIAVANRCDGCIGFHTKTLVELGVTEQELAEALGVAIIMGGGPSAMYAAETLSAYKEFSAK, encoded by the coding sequence ATGTCTAAATACAGTGAAGTTACCCAACATATCAGCAAACACCTTCCAGAATTAGGTAAACATATTCCTGATGTTATGAAACACTTTTCGAGGCTTGTCAGTGCAGGGGTTCAAGATGGCGCCCTCGATAAGAAAACTAAAGAGCTAATCACTATTGGGATTGCAGTTGCAAACCGCTGTGATGGCTGTATTGGTTTTCACACCAAAACCTTGGTTGAGCTAGGCGTAACAGAACAAGAGTTAGCAGAAGCACTCGGCGTTGCAATCATTATGGGAGGCGGCCCATCCGCTATGTATGCCGCTGAAACCCTCAGTGCATATAAAGAATTTTCTGCAAAATAA
- a CDS encoding anion permease: MNKLTPLKPVPTLIAVAITLIIWFLIPVPEGVNPNAWHLLALFVGTIAAIIGKALPIGGVSIVAISLVAATGVTNPESTKGAIADALSGFSNDLIWLIGISIMVSMSLNKTGLGARIGYYVISLFGKKTIGIAYSLAIAETILAPVTPSNTARGGGIIHPIMRSISDSFGSKAEDGTAGKIGRYLSLVNYNINPITSAMFITATAPNPLIVSLIISETSQSNELTWGMWAIAAFVPAIVSLILMPLVIYFMYKPEITSTPDAPNFAKERLQQLGPVSLPEKITLGVFGLLLLMWAGVPAMIFGPAYSINATTAAFIGLSILLATGVINWDDVLKNKGAWDTVVWFSALVMMASFLGKLGLIKWMSLTVGSTIDSMGISWVWGMLILVLIYVYSHYFFASTTAHITAMYAAFFSAGLALGAPPMLLALTLAFSSSLMMSLTHYGTGTAPIIFGSGYATLGEWWKTGFVMSVVNLAIWFFIGSIWWKFLGYW; the protein is encoded by the coding sequence ATGAATAAACTTACACCTTTAAAACCTGTACCTACATTAATCGCAGTCGCAATTACACTAATCATTTGGTTTTTAATCCCTGTTCCTGAGGGTGTTAATCCAAATGCTTGGCATCTTTTGGCATTATTTGTCGGCACAATCGCCGCTATTATTGGTAAAGCATTGCCAATTGGTGGTGTTTCTATTGTGGCTATCTCATTAGTTGCAGCAACAGGGGTAACCAACCCTGAATCAACGAAAGGGGCTATTGCTGATGCATTAAGTGGTTTCTCAAATGATTTAATTTGGTTGATTGGTATTTCAATCATGGTCTCTATGAGTTTGAATAAAACAGGTTTAGGGGCAAGGATTGGTTATTATGTTATTTCGTTATTTGGTAAAAAAACGATTGGAATAGCTTATTCACTCGCCATCGCTGAAACAATTCTTGCCCCCGTCACGCCAAGTAATACAGCGCGAGGCGGCGGAATTATTCACCCAATTATGCGCTCAATATCTGATAGTTTTGGGTCAAAAGCAGAAGATGGAACGGCGGGTAAAATAGGGCGTTATCTTTCTTTAGTAAACTATAATATTAATCCGATTACATCGGCGATGTTTATTACAGCAACAGCACCAAACCCACTAATTGTCAGTTTAATTATCAGTGAAACTAGCCAAAGTAATGAGCTAACTTGGGGGATGTGGGCGATTGCGGCATTTGTTCCTGCGATTGTCTCGCTTATTTTAATGCCTCTGGTTATATACTTTATGTATAAGCCTGAAATCACCTCAACACCAGATGCACCTAATTTTGCTAAAGAACGTTTACAGCAATTAGGGCCTGTATCGTTGCCTGAAAAGATAACGTTAGGGGTATTTGGTTTGCTGTTATTAATGTGGGCAGGGGTACCGGCGATGATCTTTGGGCCAGCTTACAGTATTAATGCAACGACCGCGGCCTTTATTGGACTGAGTATTTTATTAGCAACAGGCGTCATTAATTGGGATGACGTACTGAAAAATAAAGGGGCTTGGGACACCGTCGTTTGGTTCTCCGCTTTAGTTATGATGGCCAGCTTCTTAGGTAAATTAGGCCTAATTAAATGGATGTCATTAACCGTCGGAAGCACTATTGATAGCATGGGAATTAGTTGGGTATGGGGAATGCTCATCCTAGTTTTAATCTATGTTTATTCGCACTATTTCTTTGCAAGTACTACGGCACATATTACCGCGATGTATGCCGCGTTCTTCTCGGCAGGTTTAGCATTGGGCGCGCCTCCAATGTTATTAGCGCTGACACTGGCATTCTCTTCATCATTAATGATGTCCTTGACTCATTATGGAACAGGTACCGCACCAATTATCTTCGGATCGGGATATGCAACGCTAGGTGAATGGTGGAAAACAGGCTTTGTGATGAGCGTTGTTAACCTAGCGATTTGGTTCTTTATTGGTAGTATTTGGTGGAAATTCTTAGGCTACTGGTAA
- the kdgR gene encoding DNA-binding transcriptional regulator KdgR yields the protein MDKTTQTDAVSAVVKVFSILSALGEQKEIGVSELSQRLLMSKATTFRFLQTMKQLGYVEQEGEADKYSLTLKLFELGAKSLEYVDLIEIADKEMRHIGQMTHEAVHLGALDEDAIIYIHKIDSSYNLRMYSRVGRRNPLYCTAIGKILLAWQDEETIRLALKDESFTKKTDTTILSFDDLLVELATVREHHYAQDREEQELGLRCIAVPVYDRLGHVIAGLSISFPTIRFDEQQLDHYVKLLKTSGRRISEKMGYHHYP from the coding sequence ATGGATAAGACGACTCAAACTGATGCCGTATCCGCGGTGGTGAAAGTATTTAGTATTCTCAGTGCGTTAGGGGAGCAAAAAGAAATTGGTGTTTCCGAGCTATCTCAGCGCCTATTAATGTCAAAGGCCACCACCTTTCGTTTTTTGCAAACCATGAAACAGTTGGGCTACGTGGAACAAGAGGGTGAAGCAGATAAGTACTCACTGACATTAAAGCTTTTTGAATTAGGCGCAAAATCCCTTGAATACGTGGATTTAATTGAAATCGCGGATAAAGAAATGCGCCATATTGGGCAAATGACCCATGAAGCGGTGCATTTAGGAGCATTAGATGAAGATGCCATTATTTATATTCATAAGATTGATTCCAGTTATAATTTACGTATGTATTCGCGGGTAGGGCGCCGTAACCCACTATATTGCACTGCAATTGGTAAAATTTTACTGGCTTGGCAAGATGAAGAGACTATCCGTTTGGCCTTGAAAGATGAGTCTTTTACCAAAAAAACCGACACAACCATTTTAAGCTTTGATGATTTGCTGGTGGAGTTAGCCACGGTGCGTGAGCACCATTATGCACAAGATAGAGAAGAGCAAGAGTTAGGTCTGCGTTGTATTGCGGTTCCTGTGTATGACCGCTTGGGTCATGTAATTGCAGGGTTATCTATTTCGTTTCCAACCATTCGTTTTGATGAACAGCAACTTGATCATTATGTAAAATTGCTCAAAACATCAGGCCGCCGTATTTCAGAAAAAATGGGATATCACCATTATCCATGA
- a CDS encoding TonB-dependent receptor domain-containing protein, with the protein MIFQNKKIISLLVICSSSAVFADETQTTPKKDKLLVTASKIKSNSKQIDTKDVSTVRGTTNSDIFANESSLQVNNARNEAGALDIGIRGLQGNGRVPIIIDGSLQSTNTWRGYQGSTDRTYIDMDLVDTINIEKGASMSKFSGGAIGGTVKLKTLSANSIIPQGDQFGFLFKGNIYNNNRRPSVASDNKNESQYRLSDGVKNSHFNNGSVTAGMAYRNEKFDVLIAHSDRKQGNFFAGKNGYHKYASTDAPIKPGQEVVNTSYESQSTLIKTNIYITPYSSLELNYRHHEQKAGEVLAAYWYQSDGKMPQWSLGTADIDTASLNYSYKPDSLWVDMNLGLWWTKGKFKQRNGTTDDVTAHYGNQYQHRYTDERMGFNLENTSELANYPVNVTYGVEFMEQKTKPLTKTYQPIWTPEGTIQGDELTPVTRNAKGKNTSAFTNMEYKGEWISTLAGWRIHSFDVDDHVLGKSISYGPKNDFLGEVRFHVTDELDVYTKYSDSYREPSLFETTVSGQTYSYTPDVPLKPEHAKSFEVGIDFEKNNFILDEDTARLRVGYFNNDIKGYLSQGVNPTGVYSPYVVMKNYDSFKLSGYEIEAKYDSNYAFGSLDATFYNNSELCSRDEMELGNLPSACNAVGFAWGLSPSRLPPKKVVSGIVGVKMFDQKLQTGLRVRYNAGKEYPQKWLAGTAAAPVTKLHATTTFDLLGKYSIQKNLHVNFNIDNLTNRYAFDPGTVIYMPIPGRTFRLGLEATF; encoded by the coding sequence ATGATATTTCAAAATAAAAAAATAATTAGCTTACTTGTTATCTGTTCATCAAGTGCGGTATTTGCGGATGAAACTCAAACTACACCTAAAAAAGATAAGCTTCTGGTCACTGCCAGCAAAATAAAATCGAATAGCAAACAAATTGATACCAAAGATGTTTCAACCGTTCGGGGAACAACCAACTCAGACATATTTGCGAATGAAAGCTCATTGCAGGTCAATAATGCCCGAAATGAAGCAGGAGCATTAGATATTGGTATTCGAGGCTTACAAGGCAATGGGCGAGTACCGATTATTATTGATGGCAGTTTGCAATCGACCAATACGTGGCGGGGTTATCAAGGTAGTACGGATAGAACATATATTGATATGGATCTGGTGGATACTATCAATATTGAAAAGGGAGCGTCGATGAGCAAATTTTCAGGTGGTGCTATCGGGGGAACTGTTAAGTTAAAAACCTTGTCTGCGAACAGTATTATTCCTCAAGGAGACCAATTTGGTTTTTTATTTAAAGGGAATATTTACAATAATAACCGCCGCCCATCAGTGGCATCAGACAATAAAAATGAATCGCAGTACCGTTTGTCGGATGGGGTTAAAAATTCACACTTTAATAATGGTTCAGTAACCGCAGGCATGGCGTATCGAAATGAAAAATTTGATGTACTGATTGCCCATAGCGATAGGAAACAAGGGAACTTTTTTGCAGGGAAAAATGGCTATCATAAATATGCTTCCACCGATGCACCGATAAAACCAGGGCAAGAGGTGGTGAATACCAGTTATGAAAGCCAATCGACATTGATAAAAACCAATATCTACATTACTCCTTATTCAAGCCTTGAATTAAATTACCGCCACCATGAGCAAAAAGCGGGGGAAGTTTTAGCTGCATATTGGTACCAATCCGATGGGAAAATGCCACAGTGGTCACTGGGAACGGCAGATATTGATACCGCATCATTGAATTACTCCTATAAACCAGACTCACTGTGGGTGGACATGAATTTGGGCTTGTGGTGGACGAAAGGTAAATTTAAGCAACGTAATGGTACGACAGATGATGTTACTGCACATTATGGCAACCAATATCAGCACCGTTATACCGATGAACGAATGGGCTTTAACTTAGAAAATACCTCTGAATTGGCAAATTACCCTGTCAATGTGACTTACGGCGTGGAATTTATGGAACAAAAAACGAAGCCGTTAACCAAAACGTATCAACCGATATGGACACCTGAAGGAACCATTCAGGGGGACGAGTTGACGCCTGTAACGCGCAATGCCAAAGGGAAAAATACCTCTGCATTTACCAATATGGAATATAAGGGGGAGTGGATTAGCACATTAGCGGGTTGGCGTATTCACTCTTTTGACGTTGATGACCATGTATTAGGAAAAAGTATCAGTTATGGCCCGAAAAATGATTTTCTGGGAGAAGTGCGTTTCCATGTGACTGATGAGTTGGATGTATACACCAAGTATTCAGACAGTTATCGCGAGCCAAGCCTATTTGAAACCACCGTTTCTGGGCAAACCTATTCTTATACGCCAGATGTGCCACTCAAACCTGAGCATGCTAAATCATTTGAGGTCGGAATAGATTTCGAAAAAAATAACTTTATTCTTGATGAAGATACCGCTCGCTTACGGGTAGGGTACTTTAATAATGATATCAAAGGTTATCTTTCCCAAGGTGTTAACCCAACGGGGGTCTATTCCCCTTATGTTGTGATGAAAAACTACGATAGCTTCAAGCTTTCAGGCTATGAAATTGAAGCGAAGTATGACTCTAATTATGCCTTTGGCTCTTTAGATGCCACTTTCTATAACAATTCAGAACTTTGTTCTCGTGATGAAATGGAATTAGGTAACTTACCATCAGCGTGTAACGCGGTCGGTTTTGCATGGGGGTTATCACCATCACGTCTTCCTCCGAAAAAAGTGGTGTCTGGGATTGTTGGTGTGAAAATGTTTGATCAGAAATTACAAACAGGTTTGCGTGTGCGTTATAACGCAGGTAAGGAGTACCCACAAAAATGGTTAGCAGGAACCGCCGCTGCGCCTGTCACTAAATTACATGCAACCACGACTTTTGATTTATTAGGCAAATATTCAATTCAAAAAAACCTTCATGTGAATTTTAACATTGATAACTTAACCAACCGCTACGCATTTGACCCTGGCACAGTTATCTATATGCCAATTCCAGGAAGGACGTTTAGACTAGGCCTTGAAGCAACCTTCTAA
- a CDS encoding GNAT family N-acetyltransferase, translating to MDAIASRLNYKVNFAISVEDFIRLIFQSPFKDTVSTDNLAQLDAMLNNADLLISAWDDEQVVGFVRAVTDFSSCCYICELAIDAHYQKHGIDRQLMRIAAEELPPDCQILFFSTDSNLTEYLKLGFTQSPRAWHTTAETYLAKSTDED from the coding sequence ATGGATGCTATTGCCAGCCGCCTGAACTATAAAGTGAATTTCGCCATTTCAGTTGAGGATTTTATTCGGTTAATTTTTCAGTCACCGTTTAAAGACACGGTTTCAACTGATAACCTAGCTCAATTAGATGCAATGCTGAATAACGCGGATTTATTGATTAGTGCATGGGATGACGAGCAGGTGGTGGGGTTTGTCCGCGCCGTCACAGATTTTAGTTCTTGCTGTTATATTTGCGAACTTGCCATTGACGCACATTATCAAAAACACGGCATCGACCGCCAATTAATGCGTATTGCCGCCGAAGAACTTCCCCCCGACTGCCAAATTCTATTTTTCTCCACCGACAGCAACCTCACCGAATACCTGAAATTGGGCTTCACCCAATCCCCCCGCGCATGGCACACCACCGCGGAGACTTATTTAGCCAAGTCCACCGATGAGGATTGA
- a CDS encoding 3-oxoacyl-ACP synthase — translation MIMKNTVSQDNDMIKNVKLAIKTRKYAHADEISLLWQHALNSKTIISWKKVMLISIIGSAIIATIAVF, via the coding sequence ATGATCATGAAAAATACTGTCTCGCAAGACAACGATATGATCAAAAACGTTAAACTTGCCATTAAAACACGAAAATATGCACATGCTGATGAAATCAGCTTGTTATGGCAACATGCGCTCAATTCCAAGACTATAATTAGCTGGAAAAAAGTGATGCTAATTTCGATTATCGGCAGCGCAATTATCGCAACAATCGCTGTGTTCTAG
- the cutA gene encoding divalent-cation tolerance protein CutA, which yields MTTNSSKSTPPQQSCIVLCTTNSQENAIKIAQHLLDNQLAACVSLLPEIMSLYLWQGNITKDKEILLLIKTTQSNQLSIFEAIKKIHPYETPELIRLDPSQVEDNYLQWLINSVK from the coding sequence ATGACAACCAATAGCTCAAAGAGTACCCCACCTCAACAATCCTGCATTGTATTATGCACAACTAATAGCCAAGAAAATGCAATTAAAATTGCACAACACCTTTTAGATAACCAGCTAGCTGCTTGCGTTTCTTTATTACCAGAAATAATGTCCTTATACCTTTGGCAAGGCAACATCACCAAAGACAAAGAAATTTTGTTACTAATTAAAACAACGCAATCGAACCAACTCAGTATTTTTGAGGCAATAAAAAAAATACATCCCTATGAAACACCTGAGTTAATAAGACTGGATCCCAGTCAGGTTGAAGATAATTATTTACAGTGGCTAATTAACTCCGTTAAGTAA
- a CDS encoding DMT family transporter, with product MYSQRKAEFFLVLTTMIAAWGWVFSREAVQGMPVFAFLGTRFLLAAIILLPFCKGKKNKIPLKQLPKILMTGGWMALNLVLWIHAVAITDSIGEGAFIMSLAMLFVPLVAWVILKNRPTRYFWEALPVAIIGLACLTLFKAQLEFKASQLWFLGAAIVQAIYFCYTSLYTRMVPLLPLTTIQLATTGIVAIVLSFFLEEWPTSLTTPTVMWLAASVVIATSLRFVLQLIGQKNTTAANAAIIMILEPVMTVFVAAIWYHERMPLIQIVGCALILFSLFYYRWRCSNSLSK from the coding sequence ATGTATTCACAGAGGAAAGCTGAATTTTTTTTGGTATTGACTACGATGATTGCTGCTTGGGGATGGGTTTTTTCTCGAGAAGCGGTGCAAGGCATGCCAGTTTTTGCTTTTCTAGGAACGCGTTTTTTACTTGCTGCGATTATCTTGCTCCCTTTTTGCAAAGGCAAAAAAAATAAAATTCCACTAAAACAACTCCCTAAAATATTGATGACAGGTGGTTGGATGGCGCTCAATCTTGTTTTATGGATCCACGCAGTCGCTATTACTGATTCTATCGGGGAAGGGGCTTTTATTATGAGCCTCGCAATGCTATTTGTTCCTTTAGTCGCATGGGTTATCTTAAAAAACAGGCCAACCCGATATTTCTGGGAAGCACTACCCGTGGCAATTATTGGGTTAGCTTGTTTGACGTTATTTAAAGCACAGCTGGAATTTAAAGCGAGCCAGTTGTGGTTTTTAGGCGCTGCGATAGTTCAAGCAATTTATTTTTGTTATACCAGTTTGTATACCCGTATGGTTCCCCTTTTACCTTTAACAACGATACAGTTAGCCACTACAGGGATTGTGGCGATCGTGCTTTCATTCTTTTTAGAGGAATGGCCGACAAGTTTAACTACGCCAACAGTGATGTGGTTAGCGGCAAGTGTCGTTATCGCGACGAGCTTACGCTTTGTATTGCAGCTTATTGGTCAAAAAAATACCACCGCTGCTAATGCGGCTATTATTATGATTTTAGAGCCTGTGATGACGGTTTTTGTTGCGGCTATTTGGTATCACGAACGTATGCCTCTAATTCAAATAGTAGGTTGTGCATTAATTTTATTTTCTTTATTTTATTACCGCTGGCGCTGTTCAAACTCATTATCTAAATAA